A single genomic interval of Erigeron canadensis isolate Cc75 unplaced genomic scaffold, C_canadensis_v1 Conyza_canadensis_unscaffolded:263, whole genome shotgun sequence harbors:
- the LOC122584416 gene encoding uncharacterized mitochondrial protein ymf1-like — MPFGRSLLQRESLLRVSGEERSPEILISFHSSGSTSNQWRKLKNPWFPGRTLFRPSCFRTGKKKRFFAQLAHSAGPTCILYLAEEASDRLEFLPSWDSMDQDLLLLYGQYRSTLVDHMDVEKASHFDELETSLFHFYLPSSYLCFVCSPEEFDLFNLGIPPK; from the coding sequence ATGCCATTCGGAAGAAGTCTTCTACAGAGGGAAAGCCTGTTACGAGTAAGTGGAGAGGAAAGATCTCCAGAGATTCTTATCTCATTCCATTCCAGTGGCTCAACCAGTAACCAATGGCGAAAACTAAAAAATCCATGGTTTCCCGGTAGAACCCTATTTCGCCCAAGTTGTTTCAGAACCGGAAAAAAGAAGCGGTTTTTCGCGCAGCTTGCGCATAGTGCAGGTCCCACTTGTATATTGTATTTGGCCGAAGAAGCATCGGACAGGTTGGAGTTCTTACCTTCTTGGGATTCCATGGACCAAGATCTGCTTTTATTATATGGGCAATACCGATCTACTTTAGTAGATCATATGGATGTAGAAAAAGCTTCTCATTTTGATGAATTGGAAACATCTCTTTTCCATTTCTATTTACCCAGTTCATATCTTTGTTTCGTGTGTTCCCCGGAGGAATTCGATCTCTTCAATCTCGGGATACCACCTAAATAA